One window of the Sporomusaceae bacterium FL31 genome contains the following:
- a CDS encoding LysR family transcriptional regulator: MNDEVNSGGDKMSNLQSLPIFQAVAEEKSFSQAAKKLKLTQPTISFHIDNLEKRFGCPLFLRTAKGVTLTVYGELLLASTIKISEIMQITENNLHNMLAGHSGQITVGASTIPGEYILPEIIAAFLQQNSGIRLSLKVADSNTILAGFERGEFPIAVIGIKPHDMTFCHQQWQDELVLVAHSDIWRTLNGTLSLTELEKQPLIIREQASGTRQSTFHLLAEYGLQIDKLNIVMETASNAALKSVLISQLGIGFVSRWAIRKELTSGILKIITIPEVNLERSFYVLRSNLLQPTCVDLFFEHLLHSNH; this comes from the coding sequence ATGAATGACGAAGTAAACAGCGGGGGTGATAAAATGTCAAATCTACAATCGCTGCCGATTTTTCAGGCAGTTGCCGAAGAAAAAAGTTTTTCCCAAGCTGCAAAAAAACTTAAACTTACGCAGCCAACTATTTCTTTTCATATTGATAACTTAGAAAAAAGATTTGGCTGTCCTTTATTTCTCCGTACCGCAAAAGGAGTTACACTAACGGTGTACGGAGAGCTATTGCTGGCCAGTACCATAAAGATCAGTGAAATCATGCAGATCACTGAAAATAATCTCCATAATATGTTGGCTGGCCACTCCGGTCAAATCACGGTTGGGGCAAGCACCATCCCGGGTGAGTATATTCTGCCAGAAATCATCGCAGCTTTTTTACAACAAAATTCCGGCATTCGCTTATCCTTGAAGGTGGCAGATAGCAATACCATATTAGCCGGTTTCGAGCGTGGTGAATTTCCAATAGCCGTGATTGGTATCAAACCTCATGATATGACCTTTTGTCATCAGCAGTGGCAAGACGAGCTGGTCTTAGTTGCGCATTCAGATATATGGAGAACGTTGAATGGCACACTTTCACTAACTGAACTTGAGAAGCAGCCGCTCATCATCCGTGAGCAAGCTTCAGGAACCAGACAGTCTACTTTTCATTTATTAGCTGAATACGGTCTCCAAATAGACAAGCTCAATATTGTCATGGAGACGGCCAGCAACGCGGCTCTCAAATCAGTTTTGATCAGTCAGTTAGGTATTGGTTTTGTCTCACGCTGGGCGATAAGAAAAGAGTTAACCTCAGGAATTTTAAAAATCATAACCATTCCTGAGGTTAACCTTGAGCGTTCCTTTTATGTGCTGCGCAGCAATTTATTACAACCAACCTGCGTTGATTTGTTTTTTGAACACTTATTACACAGCAATCATTAA